The region TCAAAGTGCAGTAAATGTGTCGTTCAGGTCCAAAATCTCCCTGACAGGCTCTAACTGGCCATCTGGCACGTAAACAGTAACCGTAACAGTGCGCGGCAAACAGTCCTGAATTCCTATGCGTGATGAACAGTACATGACAAAGAAtaaatattaaaaaatataaaaaaactgaGATCCTCTGTCATCGAAGAGACCCTGGCACGTGAACAGTAAAAATGGTCATTAGTTCAAAAAAAGTTcacgaacgatgaatttggaaaaatatttgtgactttaataaaatgttcgcgaacgatgaatttggaaaaaatattcgcGACTTTTAAAAAATATTCGCAAGTTTAAAAaaagttcgcgaacgatgaatttggaaaaaatattcacgACTTTAAAAAAGTATTCGTGAGTTTAAAAAAAggtcgcgaacgatgaatttggaaaaaaattcatgactttaaaaaatgttcgcgaacgatgaatttggaaaaatattcgtgactttaataaaatgttcgcgaacgatgaatttggaaaaaatatttgcGACTTTAATAAAAACTTCACTAACATTTTTTAAAGTCACAATTTTTTGtggttcgcgaacatttttttccATACCCACGAACAATATTTGTGGTTCgcgaacatattttcaaatttattgttTGTGAAGTTTTTTAAAGTCACGAATATTTTTCCCatattcgcgaacatttttttgaattaatgaacatttttactATTCACGCACCATGGCTATCTTCGATGCCAAAGATTTTCagattttttgttcatattttttttattttttgcactgTTCACCATGCCAGCTGGCCATTTAGAGGGGGTTAGTGAGATTTTGGACCTGGATGACACACTTACTGTACTTCGAGGACCTAAATGACGATTTTCATAATTCGAGGACCTATGTGACACCCCTGAAATAGTTTAaggacctacagtgcacttcactcATTGTGCACTATATCATGATTTTGACATTCTTAACTGCAAATGTGCTTTTCACCAGTGCCTAGTCTTATTTTGGCTTTGCAATGCTAATGTTGCTGCTTATTATTGTGCAGTATATTGTGAATTTTACATTCTTATCTGTGATTTTACTTTTTGCCAGTGCTGAAATCAATAGCTCTGTTTCGGTGTGCTGGGACCATGCCAAAGGACAACTGAAAAATAAACGGTTTGTTTATGTCTATATgctttgttcggagtccctgaattTGGTATTTTCTGTTGAATATTTCCAACTTAGCACACAATTGCAACAGTCCTAGGTCAGAAACTGGTGCTCAACCTAGCTCCAAAGCATGCAGGGAGAAAGTGAGAAGGGACAAGCTAAACGAGAGGTATGTCCCTGCCAGCAATTTCATTTTGTTTATTCTATTAGAATTGTTTTTGTTGTAGCAGCATTTTTGTCTTAGGTTCAATGGAGCTTATGGTCCTCTGCCTGTTAGGTTCTTGGAATTGAGTGCTGTCTTGGATCCGGGGAAAACACCTAAAATCGACAAATGTGCTATATTAAATGATGCTATCCGTGCGGTAACTGAATTGCGTAGTGAGGCAGAGAAGTTGAAGGATTCAAACGACTCTCTCCAAGAGAAGATTAGAGAGCTAAAGGTCTTTATTGTTCCACTTAACTATTTTGTTCAGATGTCTGTCCATATACTTTTTCTTTATGTTCTGAACTTATTTCCTGTTTCATACAGAAATATATCTATTGTTCACACAAGCTTTTCTGAATCTGTTTTTTTGGGGGGTGCCAAGGACTACTGTTTATTGAATCCATAGGCTTGTAGATGAGTAGATCTCAAGCAATCCATCAGCTCTTAAACCTGCTTTATTTTTTATTACTTTCTGTTTAAACATTACTttttaattaatactccctccgtcccataatgtaagacgtttttttttgactctagtgtagtgtcaaaaaacgtcttacattatgggacggagggagtaattgttaTCAAAGATTCTTGTAAGGTATATATTTGTGGTAAATCTTTAATCCAACAAACAAATTGATTCTTAGATCCTTGGATTTTGCAGGCTGAGAAGAATGAGCTGCGAGATGAGAAGCAAAAGTTGAAGGCGGAGAAAGAGAGCCTGGAGCAGCAGATTAAGTTCATGAATGCACGTCAGAGCCTCGTACCACACCCTTCTGTCATCCCAGCTGCTGCATTCGCTGCCGCCCAAGGCCAAGCGGCAGGGCACAAGCTGATGATGCCTGTAATGAGCTACCCAGGATTTCCCATGTGGCAGTTCATGCCGCCTTCAGATGTTGATACCTCGGATGACCCCAAGTCATGCCCTCCGGTTGCATAAGCCAGCAAAAATCATTTGCCTCATCTATCTCATGGGGAAGGATGGCTAAAAAGCCTTCCGTTAAAGTATATCTTACTAGTCGTcagtgttactccctccgtcccataatgtaagacgttttttgacactagtgtagtgttgaaaaacgtcttacattatgggacggagggagtactatgcagAAGCCGTTTAGTGTTATATATGTAGTTAAACCAAGAACCGAACTGAAGCGTCGTCGTTGTATCACCCGTGGACATTTGATTATCTTGTGACACCGTTGTATATTGTTAGTAAATAAATACCATCCGTTGAAGCAAATGGCGCTTGGACGCCATAGCATTATCGGCTTGTTACTTTGTTTGACATGTGGCCCGTGATTTTGATGTACTATAACATAAATAGGTTGTGCTGCaggtcaaattaaaaataaaaataaataggtTGTGCTAGCTATTAGTTGGTCTTCTTGCATCCAGTTGGCCTACCAATTCTTCCATGTGAAAACGCATTGCAAAGCCCAGGTGGAACCAGGATGGATGCACCTGTGGTGTTGGGTAATGGTTACAACGTGGCGACCTCTCTTGGCAAGACGTGCTCCCTAGTGATGTTATACTAAATTGGTTCATGTTCTCCTGCAATAGTAGTAGTTTAGAATTGAACAACTCATATTTAACTCTGTAATTTCCAGCCAGTTACACTGTCTTTCACATTTCGTTTTGTTGTAGTGGGCGAATTTTATAAAACTAAATCGGTTCATGTCCATTATTTATACTTGGTGCCTCCAGGAGCAAATGTGCTAGTACTgtaacacaacttgcatgttgcaTCATCAAAAAGACGAGACAGAAAGCACTCATAATTTCTCTGAGAATATTTCGGATAATTGAGGCAACCAAAGCTGATCAAAATGCAGTATCAAATTGCTCGCAAAAAAATTTTGCTCGCCCAAAAGTATAAAGCTAGTAGCATATTACGAAAATCTGCTTCAAAATGGAGTTACGTAGTAGGGAGCTGTATCCACACATCAAATACAAGGAATTAACACCAGTAAATAAAGTTtaaacaagaaagaaagaaaaagcctTTTGGTACAACGAATAGTTAACCACGCCTCGAAACGAATACTCAGACACCTTGTGTACGTCCGTTTGTTGCTTCATCGTCAACTTACGCGGCAATGGCCACAAGAGCAGCGATCGCAAGCCCGGCCAAGGCCGCCGCCGGATGCTGATACCGCGGAGCGGACGCGGACGCGGACGCAGGCGTGGAGGTGGTCGGGGCGCCCGCCGGCGCGGTCTTGGCGTCCGCGTAGGTGTCAGCGGGAGGGGAGGGGAGCGAGGCCGGAGAAGGAGCGGCTGTGGCCGCTGCTTCTTCCattttggcggcggtggcggcgtcgtACGGCACGGTGCTGATCTTGAGGTGCATTGTGCCGTTGGTGCAGTGGCGGGGGATGCCGCAGATGAAGTAGCGCGTGCTGGTCTCACCGAGTTCGAAGGTGGTCTTGCCGCCGGAGTGGGTGGAGATGGGGCTGCCCGTGGCGCAGCTGCCGTAGTCCGCCTCCGTCACCTCCAGCACGTTGTGGTACGGCTCGTACTCGAACGCTGCCATGTTGATGCACGCGGCCGGTGTTATACCACTACCCTACCGTTGAGAAGAAAGCATGTAGAGTATTTAGATCATAGGAAGTTTGTGCACGTACTTATGGTGTCGCCGACCATGAAGATTTTGTCGGCGGTCCACTTGTCGTAGTCGACGTACGTGTCCCAGCCGAGGGAGTCGTCGACCTTGTAGTCGATCGCCAGCGCCGTCgtggccaccgccgccaccgccatgaCGGCGAGCAATGCTCCGGAGCTGGCCTTCATGTCTCCTCCGCGTAGATCCAAAGGATACGAAGGGGGTTGTTGGTGGATGCTTGGTTCTCTGGTAGTCTGAACAATGCTGCTGCTACAACCAGACCAGGGTGGAGGTATATATACCGGGAGCTAGAACAAGCAAAGACTTTCTCTTCCAATCGTTTTTTTTATTCCAAAAAAAAGTATGTGCGTTTATGGCCTGCCATGAAACATTGGGAAAGAGGAGAGATTGCAGGGTGATTCGAGTAGCTGTGCTCCCTTCAATTAATTGGCAAATTTGGAATCCAAAACGATTGATTGTACTGTACATCGCACCTGGTTCATTCTGGAGCCGTGCTAAGTTGACTCCCGATCCTTAGCCACACAAAAGTATGCTTCTCTTGCAGTAGTATTTTATTTACTCCAATTGGAAACTACTCAAATAATACGAAGATATGAGCACGAACAGTTGATATTTTAAAAAGGAAACCGAAATGGGTGGAGCCGCGTCGCAAGCTCAACATATATACTTGGATAGATTCGGATGTAAAATTACTTCGGAGATGGACAGAGAATGCATGTTTGCAGGCCTAATTAACTAGCTCGGCCAACACCCGTATACTTATAGTCTATGCATATTGACAGCCATTAGTTGAAATGCATAATCTTTGCTGCCTCCGTACCAGGGCATGACTCGCGTGTTAGTGCCTTCGTGCTTCCCATGATCGATCGAGGCTACATACATTATACATGGCCGATCTCAAGACAAGTTGGCATTGCACAGATCTTGCTTTCTCGTTTTCTCTTCCACGCTCTTCCAGATTATCATTTTTAATTGTACTTCCTCCGGGTTGAGAATAGTACACATTGTAAAAAATACTCACACCTccttcaggttgcgacaagtggcgctgaaagtttttctttttttccgTATATTCATTCATTCAAactattttatctcttaaaccgtgcatccaaatcttgaactattttcatcgttggattcctcgcgtcgagatgttTAAAATTAGATCCCAttttgataggttttgatgaacctTTTTTATGAAAAAAACCGGATGAAAAAATTGAACGGAAAAACCGTACCGGGAGCACGggctttttccctttccgaaagaggcacgcccgtgtgcctctcgcgaaatcacaaccgtgcctcttgcggaaacAAAACCATGCCTTTCGCGgaagggaaaaaacaaaaaaaaaacacgtctttttccgtttccgagaggtacggccgtgcctctcgcggaaggaaaaaaaagagaaaacgtgtttttttcgtttccaagaggcatggccgtgacactcgccgaagcaaaaccatgcctctcgcggaaggaaaaaaaacagaaaacgcgttttttttcgtttccgagaggcatgaccgtgactctcacgaaaacaCAACCATGTCTCTCACGGGAGCAAaatcatgcctctcgcggaagaagaaaaaaacaaaaaacacgttttcttCCGT is a window of Triticum dicoccoides isolate Atlit2015 ecotype Zavitan chromosome 2B, WEW_v2.0, whole genome shotgun sequence DNA encoding:
- the LOC119363412 gene encoding transcription factor ILR3-like, with protein sequence MASPEGSNWVFDCPLMDDLAAADFAAAPAGGFYWTPPMQPQMHTLAQAVSATPAPNPCAEINSSVSVCWDHAKGQLKNKRPRSETGAQPSSKACREKVRRDKLNERFLELSAVLDPGKTPKIDKCAILNDAIRAVTELRSEAEKLKDSNDSLQEKIRELKAEKNELRDEKQKLKAEKESLEQQIKFMNARQSLVPHPSVIPAAAFAAAQGQAAGHKLMMPVMSYPGFPMWQFMPPSDVDTSDDPKSCPPVA
- the LOC119367653 gene encoding blue copper protein-like, producing MKASSGALLAVMAVAAVATTALAIDYKVDDSLGWDTYVDYDKWTADKIFMVGDTITFEYEPYHNVLEVTEADYGSCATGSPISTHSGGKTTFELGETSTRYFICGIPRHCTNGTMHLKISTVPYDAATAAKMEEAAATAAPSPASLPSPPADTYADAKTAPAGAPTTSTPASASASAPRYQHPAAALAGLAIAALVAIAA